The Pseudopipra pipra isolate bDixPip1 chromosome 8, bDixPip1.hap1, whole genome shotgun sequence sequence AAACACAtcatgcttccttttttttttttttttcccccacagcaaggaaacattttcattgTGGACTATGAGGTCCTTGATGGTGTGGATGCCAATAAAACAGACCCATGCACAATACAGTACTTGGCTGCACCCATCTGTCTGCTGTATAAGAATCTGGAGAATAAAATTGTACCTATTGCAATCCAGGTGGGCCTACTGTCAGTGTCTCTAAAGGGACACATTGCTTGTTGTCTCATTTTAAACATGAAGTACTTGGGATTTCATGTTCTTTGTATCTTTCAGCTTGGTCAAAAGCCTGGGCCAGACAATCCCATATTCCTTCCTTCAGATGCCACATACGATTGGCTGCTGGCTAAAATTTGGGTCCGCTCATCTGATTTCCACGTCCATCAGACAGTGACCCACCTCTTACGGACACACTTAGTCTCAGAGGTGTTCAGCATAGCTATGTTCCGGCAGCTGCCTGCTGTACATCCCCTCTTCAAGGTTGGTTCTTGCATGAAGGGATGTATGTGGGCTAGGGTGGTTATCACAtcaggttgacaaaccaaaagGAAGTTCTGGTGATAGTTCTGCTAAAATAGTTTAACTGGCTGCCCTACAAGGCAAGGTACAGCTAAACTACCAAGACCTCCAGGACTTCAACCTTTACATCTGGTTGCTGTTGAATTCAATCTGAGAATTTGCCTTCTTTCATTGTTTGTCCCATTTCACAGCTCTTGGTGCCACATATGCGGTTCACAATAGCCATCAATACCAAAGCCCGAGAACAGCTTATCTGTGAATGTGGCCTTTTTGACAAGGTAGGTAATCTTCTTTGTGAATCTTCATTGTTCATGTTTGTTCACGGTTCTTTGTTGTTCTTTGTGGTTATGTATGTACATATCCTTTGTTAATCACATATTGCCTTATTTCTTGACCTTGCTACTAAAGGGCAAAGATAACTAATATCACCTGAGAAACGGGCACACAGAACTGATGACTTGTTATCCTAAAGATATTCTCTTTTACCTCTAAGTAGCCAAATCAGAACTGGCCAATGTCAGTCAGTCAATCACTTATTGCTGATGTGACTTTGGGTTATAAGTATAGGAGTGCAAGATATCATATTGCGCACATAAATTTCTGTACACGTATGCACACAGTTAAGTCCCAAATTTCTTTTAAGTACTCTGTGAGAATAAAAATTGCAAATTGAAATCTTCATCACTGAAAGACACATAGGTAAGACATTTTGAAGCCCACAAATAGTGGGTGTAGATTCCAACCTGTCTTCTTGAGTTGCCATAAACAGCAGATCTGCTAGGATTAAATCTCAGCTTCATCTGAGCCAGTGAAACATAGCAGTATATTATACCTTTATCGACGATTTGAATGAGGGGTTGAGTGCATCCTCAGGAAGTTgacagatgacaccaagttaaGTGGGAGAAACAGAATGCTGGATCTAGGAACCACAGTAAGTCAGCACAGAGCAGTCTCTGTAACAACATGCTAGGAATAAATGTTAAGTTTGAAGAGGATTCAGAAGCCCTTTCAAAGAGGGAGCCTCTGTTTCAGGACAACTCTGTCTTCCTTACACCACTTGCACCAGGCCAAAAATAGCTTCCTTGCTTCGGAGTTTTTCACCCAAGCAAAATAGAGAGATTAAATCCAGCCACCTTCTGTGTCATCTGTACTCCACTGCAGACTGTGGAGACCTCCTATCCCTTTAAACAGAAGCATCATGTCCGCACCTCATGCATGTGGGAAGAGTGTGTGGCTAAAACCTGCCAGCAAGGGTCCTGGAGTTCCAGAGTTTCTTGGTTCCAATGTAGATGAACAACCAGCTGGAGGACAGTAAGTGTAAGGTGACTACTGCTGCTTTTCACATCATATGCTAGAAAAGCAACATTTGGGAACTTCTGTGCAGTGATTATCTAAAGAGTTTTGAAGTGCTATCTGTTGTAGACATGCTGTGTTTTCCAAATGTAAATATACTGAAACCCTGGCCAGTCCTCATCAGTAGTCACCCAGCAGGATTGATCTCCAGGCATAAATTCCAGGGTGGCTAATGGTAGCCTTCATCCCTAAACATTTTCTCCTAAACTAGTCTGTAGCAGCAGTGCATAGTTTAGCTAAAGCCGTCATCTGACACGCTCATGGCTGCCTTCCTTCACACGTGCACTGATTCTGGAGCATAGGGCTGGCAGAAAGTGCCATGCTTTGATGGTACTGTACTCCAGTATAAGCAGCTGCTGTACCTATGGTGAAAATGTGGTTAATAACAGTGATTCATGGGAGAGGTATGAAATCTCTGCAGTGAAAATGCACAGTTCCAGTAGAACTCTGCAGTTTGGTATTTTGTGTGGAGATGTGGttttctccttgaaaaacaGATTCATCAGCACTCTGAATACTGTCTCCTGCAAATTCGGAAAGCCAGTCTTGGCACAAAGTGAACACTGTTCCCATCTTGCCATTCTTCCTGCAGGCAAATGCTACGGGTGGAGGAGGACATGTACAAATGGTACAGAAAGCAATGAAAGATCTGACTTACCgttccctctgcttcccagagGAGATCAAAGCTAAAGGGATGGACAGCAAAGAGGATATCCCCTACTACTACTACCGGGATGATGGCATTAAAGTGTGGGAGGCTATAAAGAGGTAAAAGACCATAGTTCAAGAAATGGCTCATAAAGTCACTGTCACAGAGACAcagatctctttttttttctgctcactTTTTCTCTTCACTTCTTCTCTTGAGAACAATACATGGGCTGTTTAGTAATGTGGTGCCTTTTCCATCCAGCATATCTAATTGGAGGAGAAAGATACAGCCAAGCACACACTCTTGAAAGACTGTTAATTCctgcttttttcagttttcttgtaTTCTGTATTTCAGAGCACCCTTTATAAGTACTCTTCTGTAGGATTTCAAGAATTTACTGAGTTGGAATTTAGCCTGCAAAGGGAAtttaataacaatttttttaactATGCACAAATGAAAAGAAGACCCAGCTCTCTGAGCCAGCCACATGAGTTCATCAAGGTTTTTGTGGAGTGAAAATGTAAGATTGACTTCTGTGAAAGTTGTCTTTTGAAACTCAATAAATTAGGTATTAACTGATTAGAGCAAAACCTTtcttaaaaaatgctttaaaattgcAAGGCCTTAGTTTAATCAGGGAGGGCAGCAATTCTGAGTCAGGAGAGCTACTGCAAGGCTGATCAACCACACAAATGTGGTTCCTTTTCAGGTCTGAAACGCTGCCTCAGAATGGAATGATTCATAAGGGTTTTATTCTACTGCAATGTTTAGTTTAACAAACAATGTATTTTTGCATAGCATAAGTTGCTTACTAAATATGCAGCTGTTCCTGGTTGCATGACTTTTGAAAAGCATGTTCATTAAAAATTAGATCTTTTGTGTACAGAAAATAGAGCGTTTATGATGCAAGCATAATGTTCGAAATTTTGGGTATATCTTTGTCTcctgtgttttctctgtgttttgacAAGGGGTTATCTTGCAAAATTTCCTGCAATTGTTAGTGCCCATTTGAGAGAAAAGGAAGTTATAACTTTGCTGTGGTTGTTTTCTTTATGTAGTCCgttttttttgtccttctctttcctgtattttctttgCATATCAAGATATGACTTTCAAATACCAGGTAGTACTTAGTCAACTCAGTTTAGTTTGACTGTTTGTGGGTGTTAACCTCACTGGAGGATTGTGTTACACTGCCTCAAACTTGGCTGAGAGATTCTTCATAGGTGAATAATTTGATTTATAAATGGTGTAGGCAGTACCCTTTAGAGTGTGTGAGACCCTGACCCATGGTCAGGATTCCTGACATGGTTGTGTATGTGTCTAGTCACCATGAATCTCCCACACTGCGGGGTTATCAGTCTTCACTTTtgatgaaataatttctattcCCAGCATTACTTCACATGTGGTAGATGATGTAGACTTAAGAAAGCTGATAAGGTTGTCCCTATAGAAACAAGGAGTCTCACAAGGCAAATTTGTAAACCCCTTCTGTAATACTCAACTTCCTCTTTCTGATCTAACTGCAGATAGACGTATCAACCCAAGATACTGCAGCCCAAAAGGCTTCATCTGCACTTCATATGCTAACCTATATTTCTATGCAATGGGGTCTAAAACACTGCCATTTTGTAAGAGGAGGATTACGTTACATATCACCTGGCACCTGTGCCAAATGCATGGAGACAGAACTCATgcagttttctctctgcatttagcagaatttttcttttcctttggcttCCTCTAAAAGCTAAAATTGCTTAAACTCTTGGTGTTAATGCAGTTGTCTGCCTCAGTGACAACTCTTGACTTTGTTGGTTGATAGGAACCGCATTGACAGATTAATAAAAGTCTCCAAATTGcaataaatttataaaatgtatAGATTTTTATCTTATTAAGGGATAAATCTCTATTGAATAACAGTTTTTAATTGCATCAGTCAGCATCTGCAGACAAATGTTTCACCCTATGGGTTGTTGTCAAAATATTAGCAAGAGATTATAGGTACCTGCAGAGCTGACAGAATATCTCAGCACATAGCCCAGTTAATCAGTCCTTCAGTCATGAACTGCAAATCTTCAGGAAATCAGGCTTACCTGTTTTTAATGCTTTCAGAACTCTTTCTGTTATCATAGTGTTTTAAGAGCCTTTCTTTCAGAGGTGAGTTAGCCTGGGGAGCTTTTGTAGAAAGAGGGACCTTGAAAAGAGGAACTGAACAGGGAGGTGATGTCTGCTGTAAACAAGTGGGTGTAGGAAATAGCTCTAGATCTTTTCTCCCCAGGAGAAATTTCCTGAGCCACCTCCACTTTGGAGTGTGCCAGTTGTGTTTCATGAAAAGGATGTCCAGTAGGAGGGGTGCAACTATTTGAATGATATTCAGGAGCAGCCTTGAAGTGTCCCACATGAAGGGGATCGTACTGGTATCACAGTTTGGGAACCCCACTTACCAGTGTGAGAGCCACGTGGATATGCAAGAGGGAGTCTGTATTAAGTGAAGAATGTAGATGTCATGATAGAGGTCTGGGCAGGAGCAAAGGCTGATATAAGAGAATAAAGTGCACAAGATTGTTCAGGAGATGCAGTGTGGTCCAGCATCTTGTTGGGGGAGGAAGTGATGCTGCAGTCCCAAATGAATCAAAGTTCCCTCTGTGCATTCCCGCTGCTTGTAGGAAGGAGGTAGGAGAGTGTTGAGACCTTCTCTTGCCCTTATCCCTTTCCACACGCAGCATTTCCAAGGGCAGTAGATGACCTTGAGGAACAGCAGACTTGCTTTCTCCATTTGATTTCGTTTTGTTCGTTTGTTCCTGCCCGCAGTTTTGCAGAGGATGTGATCCACATCTACTATGAGAGCGACGAGGTGGTGTGTGAGGATGTGGAGCTCCAGGCTTTCGTCAAAGACATTTACGTCTATGGGATGAGGGGTGTGAAAGCCTCAGGTAAGGTGTGATGGCCCTGCCAGGTCTGCAGCTTGTTGattccctgctgacagcagtgcTGCATGCACAGCACGCCTTGAGCTGTTAGAGACCCTCTCTCTTCTTGACCCAAAGATGCTCAGTTTTATGGGTGAGACCCTGGATCAGGCCCTCCCTCAGGAGACAGTGCCTTCCTTTGCCACAGATTCTCATTATGAGCTTGGGCAACTCATGTAATCTGTCTGCACTGGGGACAGGTCCTTTGATCTTGTCTGCTTGTTCTTTAAGCATTGGGGAGGGATGATGTCTGTAGGTACTGTTGGAACCaccaggcacactgacagaaaTCACAAGGAGCGGTGAGACCCCCTTGAATCCTCTCTTTCAAACCTTGCACCAAATAGGAACATGTAAGAACCTCTCCAGGAGTATCTTGCTGCACTTTTTATTTGTTCAGCATCTATGTCACCACTGAGCTGTTCTACAAGAGAAGATACTCATAATTATTTCTGAGAAATATTCTCCTTTACTCTGTCTCTTCTCACTGCCTCTCTTTTCTTGCAAACCATTACTTGGCCATGGAAGCTCTCACTTGTAACATGGCTCAATTCTCCCACGTGACTTAACACTCCCCTATCTTTCCCTAAACATGGGGGTTTTTTACTTCCACTCACATTTTTTCCAAGCAGATTTTCAGGAGTTTATAGAGGTGGGTGAGGATTCTTGACACTGTCCTGGCTGATTTACATCTGGCAACACCTGTTGGCCAGTGACCTAGGGCAAATGGCTTTGACGTTGCAGGCACACATTTGAGTGCAAGATGTCCAGGCAAACCTGTGGTATTTCCAATCATTAGCAGTATATGCTGGTGTATAACAGCCTCCTGGACTCTCTCTTCCTGGTCAAGCAAACCATCAGGATACACCTAGTTGCTATCCTTTTTGTTTGTCAAGTTGTCTCTTAGGAAAAGCTTAGAAGTGGCCTTCTTGTAGGAACTTCATGCTTGACCTAAGCATCATGATATGGGACAAGTACTGAGCCTTTCCAGGGCTACAGCTGGGGTGGGAAGCTACAAGCACCACCAGGGGCAGGGCTGCCACTGCAAATGGGAAGCCTGCCAGGCCTGCACCATCTCTGTCTGCACTGCTGCCACTCCAGAGCAGGGGGACTTGGCTGGGTCTGTAAAGAATGGGAGGAGGATAAATGGGAGAGGCTATGGCACTTGGGGCTCCCCCTCTAGTCTCtatttcttccctgtgagggctGCTGTGACTGGGAGAATACCAAACTCCTTTAAAGATGAGCACAGTGTGCTTAGGATAGCAGAACAGAGGAGGGGATGGTGCATCCTCTCCACTTGGGGCTTAGTGGCTGACCAGAGATACTGTGTGCCTCTTCCCTGTCTCATGTTGAGTTCACATCTGCATCAGGTTGGTGGTGGAGGTGTGAAGCAGCTGAGCAGGGGCAGCTTGCTCCAGGGTACTGACAGAGCTGTAGGTTTACTGGGACCTGTGGTCACACTGGAATGGGACAGGAAGTACAGCACCATGTTATTTAGAGAGGATAAGAGAGATACAGGCCTGGGGTTGCTTTGGTTGCAAAATATTGCCCTAGTCCCTGACTATTGCATTCTTTCTTTATATAGCTCCATTTGATTATTCTCCTTCAAAGACAGCTTAATGCAAGTATTTCTGTTCCTCATTCTGttgtttctctttcagaagTTCTCATTTCCTCACTTCCCATTTCAGCGAATaagctctccctgctctcttTCTCACAGTACACTTGATTGCTGAGCCTCAGACCTTTATAAATACAAGCACATGGTCACTTCCTCCTTGACATGAGCCTTCCCTGCTTGCACTACAGGCTGAGGAAAAATGGAGCATCTGAGGCCCCTGCCCTGTGGACTGTCTGGGTGCTTTGCTGCAGGGTAGGTAGGACAGGGCCACAGTGTTTTTTAAAGGTGTAATTACACTTTGTCTTTCCCTTACGGAATACCACATACTTTGCAAATGGTGATACCTCACAAACCTGTATAAGGTAAGGCAGGATCACCCTGTTTTTATAACCACACAGCCAAGGCATAGAGAGGTTGAGTAGCTTCTGTTAGACCACACAGCAAGACTCACAGAATGCCCTGCTCCTCAGTGACTGCTTCATAGCCCTCTTACTCCTTTCTTTTGATTACTGCTGGATAAAAGGTTTACTTCATAGCTGGGTTACTtaagcttttcttctctctcatttAGGGTTTCCTAAGATGATCAGGACACGAGAGACACTAGCAGAATATCTCACAGTGATAATATTCACCGCATCGGCTCAACATGCAGCTGTGAACTTTGGTCAGGTAGGAATTTGTGGGAAGACTGTTCTTCCTTCTGGACTGGGAGGTACATCTACCAGTGCAAGGTCTGAGAAGTATTTTTTAGTAGATGTACAGAATTACACTGTTGTTTCTGGTCAAAATAACTGCAGAGCCATCTGCAAATCCCCATGAAGTCTACAGAAACTGCAGTAATTTGGAAGCCGAGAAAGGCCTTCCGAGTCCTACATATGTACCAAAGCTCAGATTTAGGGGTTCTAACTTGTATGTTTTAGTTTTACTGATTTTATTATGAGGAGCaatttttttcaagcttttgGTAAGACCTCTTTCAGGAATGCTGAAGGGTTCAGGTGTCCAGCCTAGCTACCATGTTTTTCACACATCACCTGAACTGCCTGGATTTGAGATGTGATGGTAGTGTGAGGCCCATTCTGCAATGAAATGCAGTGAGTTGTGCTAAGTGGCTTTACTCTGCCTTTGCTGTGAGCACAG is a genomic window containing:
- the LOC135417816 gene encoding polyunsaturated fatty acid 5-lipoxygenase-like isoform X1, with the protein product MYRWKEWHPGFPLSIDAHSHSELPRDIQFDNEKGIDFILNYTKAMENLYINRFMHMFQSSWSDFADFERIFVRISNTISEYVMQHWKEDFMFGYQFLNGCNPVLIQRCTEIPKKLPVTMDMVECSLERNLTLEEEVKQGNIFIVDYEVLDGVDANKTDPCTIQYLAAPICLLYKNLENKIVPIAIQLGQKPGPDNPIFLPSDATYDWLLAKIWVRSSDFHVHQTVTHLLRTHLVSEVFSIAMFRQLPAVHPLFKLLVPHMRFTIAINTKAREQLICECGLFDKANATGGGGHVQMVQKAMKDLTYRSLCFPEEIKAKGMDSKEDIPYYYYRDDGIKVWEAIKSFAEDVIHIYYESDEVVCEDVELQAFVKDIYVYGMRGVKASGFPKMIRTRETLAEYLTVIIFTASAQHAAVNFGQYDWCSWIPNAPPTMRCPPPTEKGTVTIEQIVESLPDRGRSCWHLGAVWALSQFQDKELFLGMYPDEHFVEKPVKEAMAKFRKNLDEIVNTITERNKNKKLPYYYLSPDRIPNSVAV
- the LOC135417816 gene encoding polyunsaturated fatty acid 5-lipoxygenase-like isoform X2; this translates as MQHWKEDFMFGYQFLNGCNPVLIQRCTEIPKKLPVTMDMVECSLERNLTLEEEVKQGNIFIVDYEVLDGVDANKTDPCTIQYLAAPICLLYKNLENKIVPIAIQLGQKPGPDNPIFLPSDATYDWLLAKIWVRSSDFHVHQTVTHLLRTHLVSEVFSIAMFRQLPAVHPLFKLLVPHMRFTIAINTKAREQLICECGLFDKANATGGGGHVQMVQKAMKDLTYRSLCFPEEIKAKGMDSKEDIPYYYYRDDGIKVWEAIKSFAEDVIHIYYESDEVVCEDVELQAFVKDIYVYGMRGVKASGFPKMIRTRETLAEYLTVIIFTASAQHAAVNFGQYDWCSWIPNAPPTMRCPPPTEKGTVTIEQIVESLPDRGRSCWHLGAVWALSQFQDKELFLGMYPDEHFVEKPVKEAMAKFRKNLDEIVNTITERNKNKKLPYYYLSPDRIPNSVAV